A single genomic interval of Picosynechococcus sp. PCC 7003 harbors:
- a CDS encoding FAD-dependent hydroxylase, whose amino-acid sequence MEKSHLGFDVIIVGGGIVGVTLAACLKQTDLRIAIVEAQPLDVVTQRQRAYAMSLLSQRLFQELGVWEAIASRSGKYRNIQLSDENFSGVVKFSRQDLKTDFLGFSGQHQVVLESLQASLRGYDNIRWFCPAQVTAIHYQSDQAIVELSSETQGNLNIQGALVVGADGPRSLVRQGAGIKTRGWKYWQSCVTCVVEHEAPRNDVAFERFWGTGPMGVLPLTENRCQIVWTNPHAEAQRLKELPPDVFLEHLEQHTGPQLGRLKLLGDRQVFPVQLMQGDRYVDQRLALVGDAAHCCHPVGGQGLNLGIRDAAALAQTLIEAQQRGQDLGSLAVLKRYERWRKRENLVILGFTDFLNRLFSNRIWPVVWVRRMGLVIMAKFSPLRLFALKLMTGQKGRQPRILA is encoded by the coding sequence ATGGAAAAATCTCACCTTGGGTTTGATGTGATCATTGTCGGTGGCGGTATTGTCGGGGTCACCCTCGCGGCCTGCCTCAAGCAGACAGATCTGCGGATCGCCATCGTGGAAGCACAACCCCTTGATGTGGTGACCCAACGGCAGCGGGCCTATGCAATGTCCCTGCTTTCCCAACGGCTTTTTCAGGAGTTGGGGGTTTGGGAGGCGATCGCCTCCCGCAGTGGCAAATACCGCAACATTCAACTGTCAGACGAAAATTTTTCTGGTGTCGTTAAATTCTCCCGCCAAGATCTCAAAACAGACTTTCTCGGTTTTTCGGGGCAACACCAAGTCGTCCTTGAAAGCCTCCAGGCTTCTCTGCGGGGCTATGATAATATCCGTTGGTTTTGTCCGGCCCAAGTCACTGCCATTCACTATCAGTCCGATCAGGCGATCGTAGAATTATCCAGCGAAACCCAAGGAAATCTAAACATTCAAGGGGCTTTGGTGGTTGGAGCCGACGGGCCACGCTCCCTCGTGCGCCAAGGGGCTGGTATTAAAACGAGGGGTTGGAAATATTGGCAATCCTGTGTCACCTGCGTTGTCGAACATGAAGCCCCCCGCAATGACGTTGCCTTTGAACGGTTCTGGGGCACAGGGCCGATGGGAGTTTTGCCCCTAACAGAAAATCGTTGTCAAATTGTCTGGACGAATCCCCATGCTGAAGCCCAACGCCTCAAGGAATTGCCCCCTGACGTTTTCCTAGAACATTTAGAACAACACACAGGCCCCCAGCTAGGCCGCTTGAAATTGCTTGGCGATCGCCAGGTTTTTCCGGTGCAACTGATGCAAGGTGATCGCTATGTGGATCAGCGTCTCGCGTTAGTGGGAGATGCGGCCCATTGCTGCCATCCGGTGGGGGGTCAAGGTCTCAATTTAGGGATCCGTGATGCTGCGGCCCTTGCCCAAACCTTAATCGAAGCCCAGCAACGGGGACAGGATCTCGGAAGTTTAGCTGTTTTGAAACGCTATGAACGGTGGCGCAAGCGGGAAAATCTCGTGATCTTGGGCTTTACGGATTTCCTTAACCGTCTTTTTTCCAACCGGATTTGGCCTGTGGTCTGGGTGCGCCGAATGGGTTTGGTGATCATGGCGAAATTTAGCCCTTTGCGTCTGTTTGCGCTCAAGCTCATGACCGGACAAAAGGGCCGTCAACCCCGCATTTTGGCGTAA
- a CDS encoding NADAR family protein, with amino-acid sequence MMESNTEPIYFYKANDPYGCFSNFSLHPIHCEALNWPTVEHFYQAHKFLPTHQQDLIDKIRAAPTPEIAAALGRDPQHPKRPDWEDIKQEIMWQGVWTKFKTHIDIAQILLATKDAEIIENSPVDYYWGCGADGSGRNYLGKVLMRVRRQLRHG; translated from the coding sequence ATGATGGAGTCAAACACCGAGCCAATTTATTTTTATAAGGCGAATGACCCCTATGGCTGCTTCTCGAATTTTTCCCTGCATCCGATCCACTGCGAAGCCCTAAACTGGCCCACCGTTGAGCATTTCTACCAAGCCCATAAATTTCTCCCCACCCATCAACAAGATCTCATCGACAAAATTCGCGCTGCCCCGACCCCCGAAATTGCCGCTGCCTTAGGCCGCGATCCCCAGCACCCAAAACGCCCCGACTGGGAAGACATTAAGCAAGAAATTATGTGGCAAGGGGTTTGGACGAAATTCAAAACCCACATTGACATTGCCCAAATTTTGCTGGCGACGAAGGACGCAGAAATTATTGAAAATTCCCCGGTGGACTATTACTGGGGCTGTGGTGCCGATGGCAGTGGGCGCAATTATCTAGGCAAAGTCTTAATGCGGGTACGCCGCCAACTGCGCCACGGGTAA
- a CDS encoding YdcF family protein: MAISPRKVARQRSPRPQQATFCRRRWFVFGLIGLTCAAIAYQRIQGALRPAKAIFVLGGHEERERFAAQFAQEHPDLKVWVSSGSPPEYARQIFANYQIEGDRLQLDYQAEDTVTNFTSLVDEFKAEDIDSVYLITSENHMHRAKLVASIVFGTHGIAIKPVPVPSDNPPETTMKCIRDGLRSILWVVTGETGREWQTLTQIPAQAIAPSARQPEENL, encoded by the coding sequence ATGGCTATTTCTCCTAGAAAAGTGGCGCGACAGCGATCGCCCCGACCGCAGCAAGCAACGTTTTGCCGACGGCGCTGGTTTGTTTTTGGTCTCATTGGCCTAACCTGTGCGGCGATCGCCTACCAACGTATCCAGGGAGCTTTACGGCCAGCTAAGGCCATTTTCGTCCTCGGGGGCCACGAAGAACGGGAGCGGTTTGCTGCCCAATTTGCCCAGGAACATCCGGATCTAAAAGTTTGGGTTTCCTCCGGTAGTCCACCGGAATATGCCCGCCAGATTTTTGCGAACTATCAAATCGAAGGCGATCGCCTCCAGCTCGATTACCAAGCCGAAGATACCGTTACCAACTTCACCAGCCTCGTAGACGAATTTAAAGCCGAGGATATCGATAGCGTCTACCTAATTACTTCTGAAAATCACATGCACCGCGCCAAGCTCGTGGCTAGTATTGTTTTCGGCACCCACGGCATTGCCATTAAACCGGTACCTGTCCCGTCAGATAATCCCCCTGAAACGACCATGAAATGTATCCGTGATGGACTCCGCTCAATCCTCTGGGTGGTCACCGGTGAAACGGGCCGCGAGTGGCAAACCCTGACGCAGATCCCCGCCCAGGCGATCGCCCCCAGCGCCAGACAACCAGAGGAGAATTTATAA